The sequence AGTAAGCGGATACATATGGTCGGGACAAATCTATAGAACTATTACTTCTCTACTGTTTTACTAAAAAAGCGGATTTTTTGCGTGAACATCATAACAAAGGAAAACATTTCCGTTAAAATACATACGTAGAGAATAGCAGTCTTAGTTGCCGTATTTCTACTAGCATCTAGTAAGTGAGTGTTCTTTCCATCTCCCTATTCCGACAAACCCGCAATAAAGTAACATTAATGACATCTTTTAGCTGGCAATAGGGATCCATAAAGAACATATTTCCTGACATATTAAAAAAGTAGGGAACTCTAGAAAGCGCGATTCTTGTTACGAAGCCACACGTTCTTCCCTGAAAAAAGAAAAACGTTTCTTGGCTAATTAAGATCATTTTGAAGCGGGATGTAGCTTCTTTGTAGGAGGATGCACCGATGAATGGAGAAAACGAAAGGGGCAAGCTTGCTGAGCTAGGCCAAGAATATATTGGAAGCGACAAAAGGCAAGTCTTAATTGTTGGAGGCCAGGAAGAGAGGGGCTACGAAGCAAGTTCACTAGAGACAAGCCTCATGACAGAAAAACCGCTATACAGTGGCGGGGCCAAACAGATCGAACTCGATTATGAGGCGGTAGCCCAGTTAGGCAATTTATTAGAACGTACTGTACAGGAAAGGTTGCTTCTTGTCCGTACGCATATTAACGATGCGAAGGATATTACTGAGCAGGAGAGCGCACGCTTCTTAGAACGAGTCAACCAACTTCGTGAAATGTATGTCACACTCGTTGAACAGGCAGGGGAGGGCGGGCTTTTTCAAGGGATTGGCCAAGCAAGCGGCCGCCTTACCCAAGCCATTTCTGGAGTGCAGCAGCTCATTAGCGATGCGGAAAGGTGTTGCCGTGCCCTTCGGGAAGCGCAAACGAGTGCTCCGGAGGAATTAGCTGGTTCCATCTCGCAACAGGCCGTGCAGATGGAAGACATCTTTGCGGAAATTAGACATCTTGTGTCCCGCTTGGAAGAAGGGGCTGACCAGCTATTTTTGTTTGTTAACCATGTGTCAATGAATTATATTGAAGATGTGTTTAGGGGCGGACAGGACCTATTTGCCGACTCGGTAGTCGAAGAGCTTCGCGCTCATTTGGATTATATTGTCCGTAACGAACAACAAGTTCACCAGCAAATTGCCGATTATAAAGAACAAGTCGTATTTCTTGCTCAAGCTTTTACAGAACAAGATCAAACACTTGCCCATGCCGATCAATCAAGCACAACCGGGGCGGTTAACCTAGCTGCCCAAGGAACGTCCTATCCTTTGGAAGACTCACCTTATATGCTGTCGGCCATGGATATCCGGGAATTTCACGCTGCTAATGGAATTGAGCGATTGTCAACGGCAACTGTACCGTTGCTGTTTAACATCTTGGAAGAGACTGTTGTCGCTGTTAAAAAACTAGAACTTCTCGGTGAGGAAGCGATGGCCGCCGTTCAGGAGGCTTCGCATGTGCCCCTATACGGAACACTTTCCGTAAGTGAGGAAAGCCTATATGCTTCTTATCGTGCCTCAATCGAGGAAAAAGCGCTAGAGGCTGTGAGCTTGCTCAGAGAAGCGAATACTCAAGTGGCTGGGATTAGGCAGGGACTTTATTCCCTCCAATGGAACTATCCGTCTTTACTGGAAGAATTGCGCCCGCAGATCGAAGAGGTCCTGTTTAATGGCATGGCTTTCCAGAGTGTCCATGCGTGCCACTCCGCTGCCAGTGACATTTTAAATGAAATGCAAATCGCTTTTAAAGATGTGGTTTTCCAGCTCGCGCAAAATCAGGCTCAGTCCATTGAGGAGCTGCACAACAGTTCTCATATGATTGTCGAAAATATGGAATTGCTAAAATCGCAAATGAAACGCGGGACAATAGGGTAATAAGAAGCGCCTCCCATTTGGAGGGCGCTTCTTTTATGAAGACTGTTGGTTGCCTAATCGCCTTTCTTTTAAACCATTCATTAAAACGGCAATTGCCCCGTCACCTGTTACATTTGCAGCTGTTCCGAAACTGTCTTGGGCGAGGTAAAGGGCAATCATAAGGGCGATCGCTCCCTCATCAAAACCTAGCATAGAAGTAAGGATGCCTGTCGCAGCCATGACTGCTCCCCCTGGAACACCAGGAGCGGCAATCATAATGATGCCGAGCATAAAGATTACAGGAATCATCCCTGAAAATCCAGGAAAC is a genomic window of Shouchella clausii containing:
- a CDS encoding SA1320 family protein, translated to MNGENERGKLAELGQEYIGSDKRQVLIVGGQEERGYEASSLETSLMTEKPLYSGGAKQIELDYEAVAQLGNLLERTVQERLLLVRTHINDAKDITEQESARFLERVNQLREMYVTLVEQAGEGGLFQGIGQASGRLTQAISGVQQLISDAERCCRALREAQTSAPEELAGSISQQAVQMEDIFAEIRHLVSRLEEGADQLFLFVNHVSMNYIEDVFRGGQDLFADSVVEELRAHLDYIVRNEQQVHQQIADYKEQVVFLAQAFTEQDQTLAHADQSSTTGAVNLAAQGTSYPLEDSPYMLSAMDIREFHAANGIERLSTATVPLLFNILEETVVAVKKLELLGEEAMAAVQEASHVPLYGTLSVSEESLYASYRASIEEKALEAVSLLREANTQVAGIRQGLYSLQWNYPSLLEELRPQIEEVLFNGMAFQSVHACHSAASDILNEMQIAFKDVVFQLAQNQAQSIEELHNSSHMIVENMELLKSQMKRGTIG